The following coding sequences lie in one Xiphophorus maculatus strain JP 163 A chromosome 4, X_maculatus-5.0-male, whole genome shotgun sequence genomic window:
- the katnb1 gene encoding katanin p80 WD40 repeat-containing subunit B1 isoform X1 codes for MAAASSTKISWRLQEFEAHSRTVSCLSLGKNSGRLLATGGEDCRVNIWAVSKANCVMSLTGHKNPVECVQFSVSEEQVAAGSQSGSIRVWDLEAAKSKATSCPPTCYFLFLTCYFLSSVLRTLMGHKANITGLGFHPFGNFLASSSVDTNIKLWDVRRKGYVFRYKGHTDAVRSLAFSPDGKWLASASDDCTVKLWDLFQGKTITEFKSHSAAVGAVQFHPNEYLLASGSVDRSIKLWDLEKFTRVGSLEGDTSAVRCLLFSPDGSCLYSGASDSLRVFGWEPDRCFDTVPVGWGKVSDLAVCNQQLIGVSHQLSSVSSFVVDLKRVKQSGGAVIQGIVRDDRPLTDPAEPRAAALRRNYDRPATACSSHRMKRSDTDRRSPDGERRSQSEDEAEDKQPSAEIHNADDYREIFQPKRAISRTPPRMSEPFPAPPEDESVTAVGRQLKDMMLPSPDKQQAPPLATSTPIQRVEPTVVAFTKPCSPAPSSQPAPPTRPPPLPRVIPSSRNEPLGLNVADFLPSPANHRGGALTDDGALAQINKGHDTMCVMLSSRQRNLQTVRSVWTRDDVKSALDAAVSMNDLSIVVDVLNIVNLQPSLWKLDLCTTVLPQIDKLLQSKYESYMQTGSTSLKLIMKHFWTLICDTLRASPAVGVDITGEERHQKCRECCRYLKNLSNVVKNRAGQAGRHGSAFKELQLLMAPLDEAL; via the exons ATGGCTGCTGCCAGCAGCACCAAGATCTCATGGCGCCTGC AGGAGTTCGAGGCCCACTCCAGAACCGTGTCCTGCCTGTCTCTGGGGAAGAACTCGGGCCGCCTGCTGGCCACGGGGGGCGAGGACTGCCGCGTCAACATCTGGGCCGTCAGCAAGGCCAACTGCGTCATG AGCTTGACGGGTCATAAGAACCCGGTGGAGTGCGTCCAGTTCAGCGTGTCAGAGGAGCAGGTTGCAGCTGGTTCCCAGTCTGGATCCATTCGAGTCTGGGACTTGGAGGCTGCCAAGAGTAAGGCTACTTCCTGTCCTCCAAcctgctacttcctgtttctgacCTGCTACTTCCTGTCCTCAGTTCTGCGGACTCTGATGGGACACAAAGCGAACATCACGGGTCTCGGCTTCCACCCGTTTGGAAACTTCCTGGCCTCCAGCTCTGTGGACACCAAcataaag CTCTGGGACGTCCGGAGGAAAGGATACGTGTTTCGCTACAAG GGTCACACAGACGCTGTGAGGAGTTTGGCCTTCAGTCCGGACGGGAAGTGGTTAGCCTCGGCTAGCGACGACTGCACCGTGAAG CTGTGGGACCTGTTCCAGGGGAAAACCATCACAGAGTTCAAGTCGCACTCGGCGGCCGTCGGCGCGGTCCAGTTCCATCCCAACGAGTACCTGCTGGCGTCCGGCAGCGTCGACAG GAGCATCAAGCTGTGGGACCTGGAGAAGTTCACCAGGGTCGGCTCTCTGGAGGGAGACACGTCTGCCGTGAG GTGCCTGCTGTTCAGCCCGGACGGCTCCTGCCTCTACAGCGGCGCCTCGGACTCCCTGCGGGTTTTCGGCTGGGAACCGGATCGATGCTTCGACACGGTTCCGGTCGGCTGGGGAAAAGTATCGGACCTGGCCGTCTGCAACCAGCAGCTG ATCGGCGTGTCCCACCAGCTGTCCAGCGTCTCGTCCTTCGTGGTGGACCTGAAGCGGGTGAAGCAGAGCGGTGGCGCCGTGATCCAGGGGATCGTCCGGGACGACCGGCCGCTCACCGATCCGGCGGAACCCAGAGCAGCAGCGCTGCGGCGCAACTACGACAGACCCGCCACCGCCTGCAGCTCCCACAG gaTGAAGCGCTCAGACACCGATAGGCGGAGCCCCGATGGAGAGAGGCGGAGCCAGAGCGAGGACGAGGCGGAGGACAAGCAGCCGTCAGCCGAGATCCACAACGCCGACGACTACAGAGAGATCTTCCAGCCCAAACGCGCCATCT CTCGAACTCCTCCCAGGATGTCGGAGCCGTTTCCTGCTCCTCCTGAAGACG AGAGCGTGACGGCTGTCGGCCGGCAGCTGAAGGACATGATGCTGCCGTCTCCCGACAAGCAGCAG GCTCCGCCCCTCGCCACCTCCACCCCAATCCAGAGGGTCGAACCCACAGTGGTCGCCTTCACCAAGCCGTGTAGCCCCGCCCCCAGCAGCCAGCCTGCCCCTCCCACCAGGCCGCCGCCATTGCCGCGGGTGATCCCGAGCAGCCGCAACGAGCCGCTGGGACTCAACGTGGCCGACTTCCTGCCG TCCCCAGCCAACCACCGGGGCGGCGCTCTCACCGACGACGGCGCTCTGGCACAGATCAACAAAGGTCACGACACTATGTGTGTGATGCTGAGCAGCCGCCAGCGCAACCTGCAGACGGTCCGGTCCGTCTGGACCCGCGACGACGTCAAG AGCGCTCTGGACGCCGCCGTGTCCATGAACGATCTGTCCATCGTAGTGGACGTCCTGAACATCGTCAACCTGCAGCc CTCCTTGTGGAAACTGGACCTCTGCACCACGGTTCTCCCTCAGATCGACAAGCTGCTGCAGAGCAAATACGAGAG CTACATGCAGACCGGCTCCACGTCGCTGAAGCTCATCATGAAACATTTCTGGACTCTGATCTGCGATACGCTCAGGGCGTCGCCGGCGGTGGGGGTGGACATCACCGGGGAGGAGCG GCACCAGAAGTGCCGGGAGTGCTGCCGCTACCTGAAGAACCTGAGCAACGTGGTGAAGAACCGGGCCGGCCAGGCCGGTCGCCATGGCAGCGCCTTcaaggagctgcagctgctgatggCGCCGCTGGACGAGGCGCTGTGA
- the katnb1 gene encoding katanin p80 WD40 repeat-containing subunit B1 isoform X2 → MAAASSTKISWRLQEFEAHSRTVSCLSLGKNSGRLLATGGEDCRVNIWAVSKANCVMSLTGHKNPVECVQFSVSEEQVAAGSQSGSIRVWDLEAAKILRTLMGHKANITGLGFHPFGNFLASSSVDTNIKLWDVRRKGYVFRYKGHTDAVRSLAFSPDGKWLASASDDCTVKLWDLFQGKTITEFKSHSAAVGAVQFHPNEYLLASGSVDRSIKLWDLEKFTRVGSLEGDTSAVRCLLFSPDGSCLYSGASDSLRVFGWEPDRCFDTVPVGWGKVSDLAVCNQQLIGVSHQLSSVSSFVVDLKRVKQSGGAVIQGIVRDDRPLTDPAEPRAAALRRNYDRPATACSSHRMKRSDTDRRSPDGERRSQSEDEAEDKQPSAEIHNADDYREIFQPKRAISRTPPRMSEPFPAPPEDESVTAVGRQLKDMMLPSPDKQQAPPLATSTPIQRVEPTVVAFTKPCSPAPSSQPAPPTRPPPLPRVIPSSRNEPLGLNVADFLPSPANHRGGALTDDGALAQINKGHDTMCVMLSSRQRNLQTVRSVWTRDDVKSALDAAVSMNDLSIVVDVLNIVNLQPSLWKLDLCTTVLPQIDKLLQSKYESYMQTGSTSLKLIMKHFWTLICDTLRASPAVGVDITGEERHQKCRECCRYLKNLSNVVKNRAGQAGRHGSAFKELQLLMAPLDEAL, encoded by the exons ATGGCTGCTGCCAGCAGCACCAAGATCTCATGGCGCCTGC AGGAGTTCGAGGCCCACTCCAGAACCGTGTCCTGCCTGTCTCTGGGGAAGAACTCGGGCCGCCTGCTGGCCACGGGGGGCGAGGACTGCCGCGTCAACATCTGGGCCGTCAGCAAGGCCAACTGCGTCATG AGCTTGACGGGTCATAAGAACCCGGTGGAGTGCGTCCAGTTCAGCGTGTCAGAGGAGCAGGTTGCAGCTGGTTCCCAGTCTGGATCCATTCGAGTCTGGGACTTGGAGGCTGCCAAGA TTCTGCGGACTCTGATGGGACACAAAGCGAACATCACGGGTCTCGGCTTCCACCCGTTTGGAAACTTCCTGGCCTCCAGCTCTGTGGACACCAAcataaag CTCTGGGACGTCCGGAGGAAAGGATACGTGTTTCGCTACAAG GGTCACACAGACGCTGTGAGGAGTTTGGCCTTCAGTCCGGACGGGAAGTGGTTAGCCTCGGCTAGCGACGACTGCACCGTGAAG CTGTGGGACCTGTTCCAGGGGAAAACCATCACAGAGTTCAAGTCGCACTCGGCGGCCGTCGGCGCGGTCCAGTTCCATCCCAACGAGTACCTGCTGGCGTCCGGCAGCGTCGACAG GAGCATCAAGCTGTGGGACCTGGAGAAGTTCACCAGGGTCGGCTCTCTGGAGGGAGACACGTCTGCCGTGAG GTGCCTGCTGTTCAGCCCGGACGGCTCCTGCCTCTACAGCGGCGCCTCGGACTCCCTGCGGGTTTTCGGCTGGGAACCGGATCGATGCTTCGACACGGTTCCGGTCGGCTGGGGAAAAGTATCGGACCTGGCCGTCTGCAACCAGCAGCTG ATCGGCGTGTCCCACCAGCTGTCCAGCGTCTCGTCCTTCGTGGTGGACCTGAAGCGGGTGAAGCAGAGCGGTGGCGCCGTGATCCAGGGGATCGTCCGGGACGACCGGCCGCTCACCGATCCGGCGGAACCCAGAGCAGCAGCGCTGCGGCGCAACTACGACAGACCCGCCACCGCCTGCAGCTCCCACAG gaTGAAGCGCTCAGACACCGATAGGCGGAGCCCCGATGGAGAGAGGCGGAGCCAGAGCGAGGACGAGGCGGAGGACAAGCAGCCGTCAGCCGAGATCCACAACGCCGACGACTACAGAGAGATCTTCCAGCCCAAACGCGCCATCT CTCGAACTCCTCCCAGGATGTCGGAGCCGTTTCCTGCTCCTCCTGAAGACG AGAGCGTGACGGCTGTCGGCCGGCAGCTGAAGGACATGATGCTGCCGTCTCCCGACAAGCAGCAG GCTCCGCCCCTCGCCACCTCCACCCCAATCCAGAGGGTCGAACCCACAGTGGTCGCCTTCACCAAGCCGTGTAGCCCCGCCCCCAGCAGCCAGCCTGCCCCTCCCACCAGGCCGCCGCCATTGCCGCGGGTGATCCCGAGCAGCCGCAACGAGCCGCTGGGACTCAACGTGGCCGACTTCCTGCCG TCCCCAGCCAACCACCGGGGCGGCGCTCTCACCGACGACGGCGCTCTGGCACAGATCAACAAAGGTCACGACACTATGTGTGTGATGCTGAGCAGCCGCCAGCGCAACCTGCAGACGGTCCGGTCCGTCTGGACCCGCGACGACGTCAAG AGCGCTCTGGACGCCGCCGTGTCCATGAACGATCTGTCCATCGTAGTGGACGTCCTGAACATCGTCAACCTGCAGCc CTCCTTGTGGAAACTGGACCTCTGCACCACGGTTCTCCCTCAGATCGACAAGCTGCTGCAGAGCAAATACGAGAG CTACATGCAGACCGGCTCCACGTCGCTGAAGCTCATCATGAAACATTTCTGGACTCTGATCTGCGATACGCTCAGGGCGTCGCCGGCGGTGGGGGTGGACATCACCGGGGAGGAGCG GCACCAGAAGTGCCGGGAGTGCTGCCGCTACCTGAAGAACCTGAGCAACGTGGTGAAGAACCGGGCCGGCCAGGCCGGTCGCCATGGCAGCGCCTTcaaggagctgcagctgctgatggCGCCGCTGGACGAGGCGCTGTGA
- the LOC102230863 gene encoding ras-related protein Rab-8B yields the protein MAKSYDYLFKLLLIGDSGVGKTCLLFRFSEDAFNTTFISTIGIDFKIRTVELDGKKIKLQIWDTAGQERFRTITTAYYRGAMGIMLVYDITNEKSFDNIRNWIRNIEEHASADVEKMILGNKCDMNDKRQVSKERGEKLAIDYGIKFLETSAKSSINVEEGFLTLARDIMSRLNRKMNDGGPAGGGGQVKISDPLSKKSVFRCLLL from the exons ATGGCGAAGAGCTACGACTACCTGTTCAAACTGCTGCTGATTGGAGACAGCGGCGTGGGCAAAACCTGCCTGCTGTTCCGCTTCAGCGAGGACGCGTTCAACACCACCTTCATCTCCACCATCG GAATCGATTTTAAAATTCGGACCGTGGAGCTGGACGGAAAGAAGATCAAACTGCAGATCTG GGACACGGCGGGTCAGGAGCGCTTCCGGACCATCACCACAGCCTACTACCGAGGCGCCAtg GGCATCATGCTGGTGTACGACATCACCAACGAGAAATCCTTCGACAACATCCGGAACTGGATACGCAACATCGAGGAG cacGCGTCGGCGGATGTGGAGAAGATGATCCTGGGAAACAAGTGCGACATGAACGACAAGAGGCAGGTCTCcaaagagagaggagagaag CTCGCCATCGACTACGGGATCAAGTTCCTGGAAACCAGCGCCAAGTCCAGCATCAATGTGGAGGAG GGCTTCCTAACCCTTGCCAGAGACATCATGAGCCGCCTCAACAGGAAGATG aacGACGGGGGTCCAGCAGGTGGAGGTGGCCAGGTGAAGATCTCAGATCCACTCTCTAAGAAGAGCGTGTTCAGGTGTTTGCTGCTGTAG